Proteins co-encoded in one Polyangiaceae bacterium genomic window:
- a CDS encoding mechanosensitive ion channel, translating into MRRGRIWVAGVAALCSACGGTLPELVAPDASGPAGHTLTERLAAEAARFDALLRVDVLFKLALLLVVAALLSRMARVLVRLAWRLGLDTQRRLSWWEGGSRVVVGALVLYIASRAALAAAPILSTLLLLALLVASSWVFSSHLQSGIVGIGLLLRRRLRSGDRVQVGGLDGVVNAVGLFNLEIAKADGATALVPNRLLSEQALTVAKEKNSVPVRVRMRFDTAPTRVMIEQARRAALLSPYRAPGSSVDVGRDPADLCVMDVSVQVWAAAAARTAADHLETSLRAALPTEAREGAREATNAGS; encoded by the coding sequence ATGAGGCGCGGTCGGATCTGGGTCGCAGGAGTGGCGGCGCTGTGCAGCGCCTGCGGCGGCACCCTGCCGGAGCTGGTTGCGCCAGACGCCAGCGGTCCAGCGGGACACACGCTCACGGAGCGCCTGGCAGCAGAAGCGGCACGCTTCGACGCGCTCTTGCGCGTGGACGTGCTGTTCAAGCTGGCGCTGCTACTAGTAGTTGCAGCGCTGCTTTCTCGGATGGCGCGGGTCTTGGTGCGCTTGGCGTGGCGGCTGGGCCTCGATACGCAGCGCCGTTTGTCGTGGTGGGAGGGGGGCTCGCGTGTCGTGGTCGGAGCGCTGGTGCTCTACATCGCCAGTCGGGCGGCGCTGGCTGCCGCGCCGATCTTGTCCACGCTCCTGCTGCTGGCGCTCTTGGTGGCCAGCTCTTGGGTTTTCTCCAGTCATCTCCAGAGCGGTATCGTCGGAATCGGCCTGTTGCTGCGGCGCCGCTTGCGAAGCGGCGACCGCGTTCAAGTTGGCGGACTCGATGGCGTGGTCAACGCCGTGGGCCTGTTCAACCTCGAGATCGCGAAGGCGGACGGTGCCACCGCCTTGGTGCCGAACCGACTGCTGAGCGAGCAGGCGCTGACGGTGGCGAAAGAGAAGAACAGCGTGCCCGTCCGTGTGCGCATGCGTTTCGACACGGCGCCGACCCGCGTCATGATCGAGCAGGCCCGACGTGCCGCTCTGCTCTCGCCGTATCGCGCGCCAGGTTCCAGCGTGGACGTGGGACGCGACCCCGCAGATCTGTGCGTGATGGACGTTTCCGTTCAGGTCTGGGCCGCTGCCGCCGCGCGCACCGCCGCCGATCATCTCGAAACCAGCCTGCGTGCGGCTCTGCCCACGGAGGCGCGAGAGGGAGCAAGGGAGGCAACGAATGCCGGAAGCTAG
- a CDS encoding sigma 54-interacting transcriptional regulator, translating into MPEARRPKRSSAAIVEQALEILGGASIVLDGSLATVYASPSARALTADALAPGTRLAKLLCGESPERPVAEALSSGQAVTADVVRPGRGGRDQSLRVQALPLRSNGRLEGYLVRLSVVAAADSRDTEEMHGILTRDATMKRVLSEVRRVARSDVSVLVRGETGSGKELVARAIHLESRRAKGPFRAINCAALPAQLLESELFGHVRGAFTGAVRDAEGHMRLASGGTLFLDEVAEIPLELQAKLLRVLQDRVVLPIGGREPIPVDVRFVAATHRGLRQEVAEGRFRADLMYRLRVVPIFLPPLRERPEDVGLLADHFVRKRNQEHAPRIIERIDAAALSAMLAYDFPGNVRELQNAIEYAFVMGEGSVLSETDLPPEFRGEYGHGRVTNAPPPVRPSAQGAEARRILRALERASGNRARAAKSLGMSRVTLWRKLKALGIETESD; encoded by the coding sequence ATGCCGGAAGCTAGGCGCCCCAAGCGCTCCTCTGCCGCCATTGTCGAGCAAGCCTTGGAGATCCTCGGTGGGGCGAGCATCGTGCTCGACGGTTCACTCGCGACTGTGTACGCATCCCCGAGCGCGCGCGCGCTCACTGCCGATGCGCTTGCACCGGGAACTCGTCTCGCGAAGTTGCTCTGCGGCGAGTCGCCTGAACGCCCTGTCGCAGAAGCGCTTTCGTCGGGCCAGGCGGTCACCGCCGACGTCGTGCGTCCGGGGCGCGGTGGGCGTGACCAGTCTCTGCGCGTGCAAGCGCTACCGCTGCGAAGCAACGGTCGCCTCGAGGGCTACTTGGTGCGGCTCAGCGTCGTGGCCGCCGCCGACAGTCGCGACACCGAGGAAATGCACGGCATTCTGACGCGCGATGCGACGATGAAGCGCGTGCTCTCGGAGGTGCGTCGCGTCGCGCGTTCGGACGTGAGCGTCCTGGTGCGCGGCGAGACCGGCAGCGGCAAAGAACTAGTGGCGCGAGCCATTCATCTCGAGAGCCGCCGCGCCAAGGGGCCCTTCCGCGCCATCAACTGCGCCGCGCTCCCCGCTCAGCTTCTGGAAAGTGAGCTCTTCGGTCACGTGCGTGGCGCCTTCACCGGAGCGGTACGCGACGCCGAGGGGCACATGCGTCTGGCCTCGGGCGGCACGCTGTTCTTGGACGAAGTCGCGGAGATCCCCCTGGAGCTGCAGGCCAAACTGCTGCGAGTGCTGCAGGATCGCGTGGTGCTGCCCATCGGCGGGCGCGAGCCCATTCCCGTGGACGTGCGCTTCGTGGCGGCGACTCACCGCGGCTTGCGTCAAGAGGTGGCAGAGGGGCGCTTCCGCGCCGACTTGATGTATCGCCTGCGCGTCGTTCCGATCTTCTTGCCGCCGCTGCGTGAGCGTCCCGAGGACGTAGGCCTCTTGGCCGACCACTTCGTGCGCAAGCGAAACCAAGAGCACGCGCCCCGTATCATCGAACGCATCGACGCTGCGGCGCTTTCAGCGATGCTGGCCTACGACTTCCCGGGCAACGTGCGAGAGTTGCAGAACGCCATCGAGTACGCCTTCGTCATGGGTGAGGGCAGCGTGCTATCGGAGACCGATCTGCCGCCGGAGTTTCGCGGTGAGTACGGTCACGGTCGCGTCACCAACGCCCCGCCCCCGGTTCGTCCCAGCGCCCAAGGCGCCGAGGCGCGTCGCATTCTCCGGGCTCTGGAGCGCGCGTCGGGCAACCGTGCTCGCGCCGCCAAGTCCCTGGGCATGAGCCGGGTCACCCTGTGGCGCAAGCTCAAAGCCCTGGGGATCGAGACGGAGAGCGACTGA
- a CDS encoding cation:proton antiporter codes for MRRLVVLVVLLGVMFGLDALKVEVAGKNPLTLAAIGFVLLASFSVAELGSALTLPRVTGYILSGVVLGPFVSNILSREVVTEMRMFNTLALGLIAVGAGLELDVRQIAKIWRTLVGTIFLKITVAAGLVGATFYGLQTGLHLLPFEAGAATVALTLILAALSIGTSPAIALAVMNETRARGRLMDLVLGAAVLKDLVVVICLAVAIAVSRSLLGGGSSDESVLVLVSKELGFSILAGGVLGALLIGYIRFVRAEMLLFVAAMILVMSEVGKALHLELLLVFITAGFVVRNFSKYEHELMGPVQLVALPVFVVFFTIAGAGIDLFATWRVLPIALALCAARAVGYFIAARLGGGFGGEGEYVRKNAWLGYLPQAGVTLGLVGLAAQQLPELSDHITALGMAVVALNLLVGPVSLRKALKGAGEIPEDTGLAQAAAVELAPDEQLPQQVEGVGPAPPDVVARLDTAIERMQAPALESLVRELYTQLETTARGFGAERLLPWTRAFSQSLDKIGEANESDYVKRIEAWAAQSHTEDLSERVEICRSLYRALRQALRRCPEEAEVVVEERNRRVQRTDGFRLRWRKRGRAVKRVLSFGRSGRHRRVPVRMIVRREFEPRMAALAVALLSSWARAQAGVVQELRTLAVEGGDSRAARRAVERRLELFLEHFDADAKIALLGGLDAVVDPLGLVDGPALGRKQIRYSEVDPHVRELLRSLDDLGEKWKDALDADQGSLRLSVELAMIEAELSRSLEESVLGPAATAFRNIEGVVGSVWQRLSNVRDALPCERVLTSEEREGLLTDCNGSCNEDVTRSLERGAARLRAAASAHLVAVEARAVVESLPETILLARTDTPVLYAKDPSEVRTRRVALRQAANVLVMERLLPAIDEQIRDMTTTVARTAGLIRESADIAAHALESHGLEDSDAERDAMQDAFERALAHLDEHLTALDEGITRASAGIRLSAETALDDLARLADVGDAVAADSGGLLSTLLHRGLRALGPSMESARQRVRSAAALVQRIGGSQISQDVLRRVGDSELAAADIRAHTERFRELAGIPPEYVRLFRVEPVREHRLFTAHEAELRETVECERRWLSGAGGSALLVGAHGSGRTSMLNLCELELSAPRLLRPQPIEWRREIGLVDAVAIELGVRPRRQAVVRALSEVKTTVLLDDVEQWFTPDVRGLRDLESFLDLVVATRESTFWLAAISKEALTLLEESVSVREPFSNLISLDPLKPDAMARAIEGRHILSGRRVQYPKTFASGILRRLRQTDDRLLYFAVLTRVTEGNLSRALPAWLKSLSLDEEGQVSPEIHRTLTLGLPYMSRLPAVVVGMLVQLVRFGPMDEQEMMKNLCLGVAETRRHVHFLIAAGLLEPTSASKPALAIPADIRPLVFQGLRSIGAVQ; via the coding sequence ATGAGGCGGTTGGTCGTACTCGTCGTCCTGCTCGGGGTCATGTTCGGCCTCGACGCCCTCAAGGTGGAGGTTGCGGGAAAGAACCCGCTGACCCTGGCGGCCATCGGATTCGTACTGCTGGCCTCCTTCTCGGTCGCGGAGCTCGGTTCGGCGCTGACGCTGCCGCGGGTCACTGGCTACATCCTCAGTGGCGTCGTGCTTGGTCCCTTCGTGAGCAACATCCTGTCGCGCGAAGTGGTCACCGAGATGCGAATGTTCAACACCCTGGCGCTCGGTCTCATCGCCGTCGGCGCCGGGCTCGAGCTCGACGTGCGGCAGATCGCGAAGATCTGGCGCACGTTGGTGGGCACCATCTTTCTGAAAATCACCGTCGCCGCTGGTTTGGTGGGCGCGACCTTCTACGGGCTGCAGACCGGATTGCACCTCCTGCCCTTCGAGGCGGGCGCAGCCACCGTGGCCCTCACGCTGATCTTGGCTGCGCTTTCCATCGGCACATCACCGGCCATCGCTCTGGCGGTGATGAACGAGACTCGAGCACGCGGCCGGTTGATGGATCTCGTTCTCGGCGCTGCGGTGCTGAAGGACCTGGTCGTCGTCATCTGTCTAGCGGTGGCCATCGCCGTTTCGCGCTCGCTGCTCGGCGGCGGCTCGTCCGACGAAAGCGTGCTCGTTCTGGTCTCCAAGGAACTTGGATTCTCGATCCTGGCCGGCGGCGTGCTCGGCGCGCTGCTGATCGGCTACATCCGCTTCGTGCGTGCGGAGATGCTGCTCTTCGTCGCCGCGATGATCCTGGTGATGTCCGAGGTGGGCAAGGCCCTCCACCTAGAGCTGCTCTTGGTGTTCATCACCGCCGGATTCGTCGTGCGCAACTTCTCCAAGTACGAGCACGAGCTGATGGGACCCGTGCAGCTGGTGGCGCTGCCCGTGTTCGTGGTCTTCTTCACGATCGCTGGCGCGGGCATCGACCTATTCGCCACTTGGCGTGTGCTTCCCATCGCGCTTGCGCTGTGCGCCGCGCGCGCCGTGGGCTACTTCATCGCGGCGCGTCTCGGCGGGGGCTTCGGTGGAGAAGGCGAGTACGTGCGCAAGAACGCCTGGCTCGGCTATCTGCCCCAGGCCGGTGTGACTCTGGGTCTGGTTGGCCTCGCTGCCCAGCAGCTTCCCGAGCTCAGCGATCACATCACCGCGCTGGGCATGGCGGTGGTGGCCCTCAACCTGCTCGTTGGCCCGGTGAGTCTGCGCAAGGCCCTCAAGGGCGCCGGCGAAATTCCCGAGGACACGGGCCTGGCGCAAGCCGCCGCAGTCGAGCTGGCGCCGGACGAGCAGCTCCCGCAGCAGGTCGAAGGCGTCGGGCCCGCGCCGCCCGACGTGGTCGCACGCCTCGATACGGCGATCGAGCGCATGCAGGCGCCCGCGCTGGAGAGCCTGGTGCGGGAATTGTACACGCAGCTCGAAACCACCGCGCGCGGCTTCGGGGCGGAGCGGCTGTTGCCGTGGACCCGCGCCTTCAGCCAGTCCCTCGACAAGATCGGCGAAGCGAACGAGAGCGACTACGTCAAGCGCATCGAGGCTTGGGCCGCCCAGTCTCACACCGAGGATCTGAGCGAACGCGTCGAGATCTGTCGCAGCTTGTACCGTGCCCTACGTCAGGCGTTGCGCCGTTGTCCCGAGGAGGCAGAGGTCGTCGTCGAAGAACGCAACCGCCGCGTTCAGCGCACAGATGGCTTCCGTTTGCGCTGGCGCAAGCGCGGCCGCGCGGTCAAGCGCGTCCTCTCCTTCGGACGAAGTGGCCGCCATCGGCGGGTGCCGGTGCGAATGATCGTGCGGCGCGAATTCGAGCCGCGCATGGCTGCCCTAGCCGTGGCACTGCTTTCCTCGTGGGCGCGTGCGCAAGCCGGTGTGGTGCAAGAGCTACGCACCTTGGCGGTGGAAGGCGGCGATTCACGTGCCGCTCGCCGCGCCGTGGAGCGGCGGCTGGAGCTGTTCCTGGAGCACTTCGACGCCGACGCCAAGATCGCGCTCTTGGGTGGCCTGGACGCCGTGGTGGATCCGCTCGGACTCGTCGATGGCCCCGCCCTGGGCCGCAAGCAGATCCGCTACTCAGAGGTGGATCCACACGTGCGTGAGTTGCTGCGTTCTCTGGACGACCTCGGCGAGAAGTGGAAGGACGCGCTGGACGCCGACCAGGGCTCTCTGCGGCTCAGCGTCGAGCTTGCGATGATCGAGGCTGAGCTGTCGCGCTCCTTGGAAGAGAGCGTGCTCGGTCCCGCGGCCACGGCTTTCCGCAACATCGAGGGCGTCGTCGGCTCCGTCTGGCAGCGGCTCTCCAACGTGCGTGACGCCCTGCCGTGCGAGCGGGTGCTCACGTCAGAAGAGCGCGAGGGCTTGCTCACGGACTGCAATGGCTCCTGCAACGAGGACGTGACTCGCTCGCTGGAACGTGGCGCGGCACGTTTGCGTGCGGCGGCGTCAGCTCACTTGGTCGCAGTGGAGGCGCGCGCCGTCGTCGAATCTCTGCCCGAGACGATCTTGCTCGCGCGCACCGATACTCCGGTTCTCTACGCGAAGGATCCGTCGGAGGTGCGTACCCGGCGCGTGGCACTGCGCCAAGCAGCGAACGTGTTGGTGATGGAGCGCCTGCTGCCCGCCATCGACGAACAGATCCGCGACATGACCACGACCGTAGCGAGAACTGCGGGACTGATCCGCGAATCCGCGGACATCGCGGCCCACGCCCTGGAGAGTCACGGCTTGGAGGATTCCGACGCAGAGCGCGACGCGATGCAGGACGCCTTCGAGCGCGCCTTGGCACACTTGGACGAGCACCTCACCGCTCTGGACGAGGGCATCACCCGGGCTAGCGCGGGGATCCGGCTCAGCGCCGAGACGGCCCTCGACGACTTGGCGCGCCTGGCTGACGTGGGGGACGCCGTTGCGGCTGACAGTGGCGGGCTGCTCTCGACTTTGCTCCATCGCGGCCTTCGCGCGCTGGGGCCGAGCATGGAATCGGCGCGACAGCGCGTCCGCTCTGCCGCAGCGTTGGTTCAGCGCATCGGTGGCAGCCAGATCTCCCAAGACGTCTTGCGTCGCGTGGGCGATTCGGAGCTGGCGGCAGCCGACATCCGCGCGCACACCGAGCGCTTCCGTGAGTTGGCGGGCATTCCCCCCGAGTACGTACGACTGTTCCGCGTCGAGCCCGTGCGCGAGCATCGGCTGTTCACCGCGCATGAAGCCGAGTTGCGAGAAACCGTGGAGTGCGAGCGACGCTGGCTCAGCGGCGCGGGCGGTTCCGCCCTGCTCGTTGGTGCCCACGGCTCGGGTCGCACTAGCATGCTGAATCTGTGCGAACTCGAACTGTCGGCGCCGCGCCTGCTACGTCCGCAGCCCATCGAGTGGCGTCGTGAAATCGGTTTGGTGGACGCTGTCGCCATCGAATTGGGCGTGCGCCCACGTCGCCAGGCGGTCGTGCGCGCGCTTTCCGAGGTCAAGACCACGGTTCTACTCGACGACGTGGAACAGTGGTTCACCCCCGACGTGCGCGGCTTGCGCGACTTGGAGAGCTTCTTGGACCTGGTCGTTGCCACGCGCGAGTCCACCTTCTGGCTCGCCGCCATCTCCAAGGAGGCGCTGACGCTCTTGGAGGAGAGCGTCAGCGTCCGCGAGCCCTTCTCCAACTTGATTTCCCTCGACCCGCTCAAGCCGGACGCGATGGCTCGTGCCATCGAGGGTCGCCACATACTCAGCGGTCGTCGCGTGCAGTATCCGAAGACCTTCGCTTCGGGCATTCTGCGCCGCCTGCGTCAAACCGACGATCGGTTGCTCTACTTTGCCGTCTTGACGCGAGTGACCGAGGGCAACTTGTCTCGCGCGCTGCCGGCTTGGCTCAAGTCTCTTTCGCTGGACGAAGAAGGCCAGGTCTCGCCGGAGATCCATCGCACCTTGACCCTGGGGTTGCCCTACATGTCGAGGTTGCCCGCTGTCGTCGTGGGCATGCTGGTCCAGCTCGTGCGCTTCGGACCGATGGACGAACAAGAGATGATGAAGAACCTGTGCTTGGGCGTAGCCGAGACGCGTCGCCACGTGCACTTCTTGATCGCTGCGGGGCTGCTCGAACCCACGTCTGCCAGCAAGCCCGCCCTGGCGATCCCCGCCGATATCCGGCCACTGGTGTTCCAAGGCCTGCGCTCGATTGGGGCAGTACAATGA